A segment of the Streptomyces sp. NBC_01235 genome:
GCCAGGAACCGCACCGCCTGCCCCAGGAACCAGCGGTCCGCGCGGGCGATCTCCCGGATGAGCGGGAACATCCCGGCGACGTGCTCGCCGACCCGCTGGTCGACCGCGTAGTTGTCCTTGCCGCCGATCCAGTAGTTCCACACCCGTGCGTTGTGCGCCACGCTGGTGTCCAGCCGTGTCGGCCCGCTCACGTGACCGCCCCTTCCCGCGTCCCGGCCCGCGTCCCGGGCCTGTGCCCGCCATTGTGCCGCCGGATGATCACCGTTGTCCCCGGTAGGGTGAAAATCCGGTGATCCCGTACAGGAAGCAGGACATGCCCTACTCGCACGCTCCCCGGCTGACCGCTCCCGAGCCGTCGGCCGGCCCCGCCGACATACGCCTGGTCGTCACCGACATGGACGGCACGCTGCTCGACGACGACAAGAAGGTGCCCGAGGGCCTGTGGGAGACACTGGCGCGGCTGCGTGAGCGCGGGGTGCTGTTCAGCCCGGCGAGCGGACGCCAGTACGCCACGCTGGCGGCCGAGTTCGCCGAGGTCGCCGACGGGATGGTGTTCATCGCGGAGAACGGCACGTACGTGGTGCGCGACGGGGCGGAGCTGAGCTCCGATCCGCTTCACCCGGAGGTCGTCGAGCGGTTGACGCGGGTCGTGCACGGGCTCGTGGCCGCCGGCGTCGACGTGGGCGCCGTCGTCTGCGGGAAGCGGTCCGCGTACGTCGAGCGGGCCGACGAGGCCTTCCTGGCCGAGGTGGGCCGGTACTACGTCCGCCACCGGGTCGTCGAGGACGTCACCGCCGTCGACGACGACATCGTCAAGGTCGCCCTGTTCGACTTCGGGTCCGCCGAGGCGACCACGGCCCCGGCGCTCGCACCCTTCGCGCGGACCCACCAGGTCGTCGTCTCCGGCGAGCACTGGGTCGACGTCATGAACCGCACCGCCAACAAGGGCGCCGCGCTGCGCCGGCTCCAGCGGGAGCTGGGCATCACCCCCGCGCAGACCATGGTGTTCGGCGACTATCTCAACGACCTGGAGATGCTGGACGCCGCCGACTGGTCGTTCGCCATGGCCAACGCCCACCCGGAGGTCGTCCGCCGGGCCCGCCACCTCGCGCCCTCCAACAACGACAACGGGGTGCTGCGCACCATCGCCCGCGTCCTGGACCTCTGACGCCGGCCGCGCTCACGCGCGGGGGGCTGCCCGTACCCGTGCTGCCAGGCCCAGGCCGCGATCTCGATAGCCGGTTCTCGCCGAGGTCGTCGATGCGCCCCCAGCCTTCGGCCGGGGGGACCCCCACCTCGCTTCGCTCACCGCGCAGCACAACTTGGCCGGCGTCGGGCCGGACGATGCCCGCGAGGGTGTGCAGCAGGGTGGACTTGCCCGAGCCCGACGGGCCCGTGACGGCGAGGGAGTCGCGCTCGCCGACCTCGACGTCCACGCCGTCCAGGGCGGTGGTGGAGCCGTACTTCTTCACGAGGCCGTAGGCGGCCACAACGGTGT
Coding sequences within it:
- a CDS encoding Cof-type HAD-IIB family hydrolase, whose product is MPYSHAPRLTAPEPSAGPADIRLVVTDMDGTLLDDDKKVPEGLWETLARLRERGVLFSPASGRQYATLAAEFAEVADGMVFIAENGTYVVRDGAELSSDPLHPEVVERLTRVVHGLVAAGVDVGAVVCGKRSAYVERADEAFLAEVGRYYVRHRVVEDVTAVDDDIVKVALFDFGSAEATTAPALAPFARTHQVVVSGEHWVDVMNRTANKGAALRRLQRELGITPAQTMVFGDYLNDLEMLDAADWSFAMANAHPEVVRRARHLAPSNNDNGVLRTIARVLDL